In a genomic window of Leifsonia xyli subsp. cynodontis DSM 46306:
- a CDS encoding DUF885 domain-containing protein → MTNADKREPTPVDAIAEEWVDTQLELFPEYHVWLGQSGREGEYGDYSPAGAERATAKVKETLARIQAAEPVDEVDRITKLDLTRDLQLRIEKNEAGFAQRDLNVIASPAQELRDIFDLVPTETEEDWASVAKRLHNLPAAMDGYIQTLRSGIAAGNVPAIRQVREVLTQANKQVATSGFFFAFTGAAKAGDAELPASLKAELAAGAEESAAAYAALCSFLRDELAPHAPEKDAVGRELYALASRDFLGATVDLDETYEWGIEELARMVAEQESIANEIKPGASVLEAIAFLDGDASRKLHGTDALRTWMQETSDRAIEELGSSHFDIPAEIRRLECMIAPTQEGGIYYTGPSDDFARAGRMWWSVPEGVTEFDTWRELTTVYHEGVPGHHLQIAQATWNKAQLNSWRRIAGTSGHAEGWALYAERLMEQLGYLDDPADRLGMLDGQRMRAARVVLDIGVHLEKQLPDGSRAWTGEDAFAFLGRNVNMNAGFVRFEVNRYLGWPGQAPSYKIGQRIWEQLRDECARRDGAAFDIKAFHKKALDIGGVGLDTLTSALLD, encoded by the coding sequence ATGACCAACGCAGACAAGCGCGAGCCCACGCCGGTCGACGCGATCGCGGAGGAGTGGGTCGACACCCAATTGGAGCTGTTCCCCGAGTATCACGTCTGGCTCGGCCAGTCTGGCCGCGAGGGCGAATACGGCGACTACTCACCCGCCGGAGCGGAGCGGGCCACCGCGAAGGTCAAGGAGACTCTCGCCCGCATCCAGGCCGCGGAGCCCGTCGACGAGGTCGACCGGATCACCAAGCTCGATCTGACCCGCGACCTGCAACTGCGGATCGAGAAGAACGAGGCGGGCTTCGCTCAGCGCGACCTCAACGTCATCGCGTCGCCGGCTCAGGAGCTGCGCGACATCTTCGATCTCGTGCCGACGGAAACCGAGGAGGACTGGGCCAGCGTCGCCAAGCGCTTGCACAATCTGCCGGCGGCGATGGACGGCTACATCCAGACCCTCCGCAGCGGGATCGCCGCGGGCAATGTCCCGGCCATCCGCCAGGTGCGCGAGGTTCTGACCCAGGCCAACAAACAGGTCGCGACCAGCGGATTCTTCTTCGCGTTCACCGGCGCGGCGAAGGCCGGCGACGCGGAGCTCCCCGCATCGCTGAAGGCCGAGCTGGCCGCCGGTGCGGAGGAGTCCGCCGCCGCTTACGCCGCTCTGTGCTCCTTCCTCCGCGATGAGCTCGCCCCGCACGCCCCGGAGAAGGACGCCGTGGGCCGCGAACTCTACGCGCTCGCATCCCGCGACTTCCTGGGAGCGACGGTCGACCTCGACGAGACCTACGAGTGGGGCATCGAGGAGCTCGCGCGCATGGTGGCCGAGCAAGAGTCCATTGCGAACGAGATCAAGCCTGGCGCGTCCGTGCTCGAGGCGATCGCCTTCCTCGACGGCGATGCGAGCCGCAAGCTGCACGGCACGGACGCGCTCCGGACGTGGATGCAGGAGACCAGCGACCGCGCGATCGAGGAGCTCGGCTCGTCCCACTTCGACATCCCGGCGGAGATCCGCCGTCTCGAGTGCATGATCGCCCCCACGCAGGAGGGCGGGATCTACTACACCGGCCCGAGCGACGATTTCGCGCGCGCTGGGCGGATGTGGTGGAGCGTCCCCGAGGGCGTCACCGAGTTCGACACCTGGCGCGAGCTGACGACCGTCTACCACGAGGGCGTTCCTGGCCACCACCTCCAGATCGCCCAGGCGACCTGGAACAAGGCGCAGCTGAACTCCTGGCGCCGCATCGCGGGAACCTCCGGTCACGCCGAGGGGTGGGCGCTGTACGCGGAACGCCTCATGGAGCAGCTCGGCTACCTCGACGACCCGGCCGACCGGCTCGGGATGCTCGACGGCCAGCGGATGCGCGCCGCCCGCGTCGTGCTCGACATCGGCGTCCACCTCGAGAAGCAGCTCCCGGACGGCTCCCGTGCCTGGACCGGCGAGGACGCGTTCGCGTTCCTCGGCCGGAATGTGAACATGAACGCGGGGTTTGTGCGCTTCGAGGTGAACCGCTACCTCGGCTGGCCGGGTCAGGCGCCGTCGTACAAGATCGGTCAGCGCATCTGGGAGCAGCTGCGCGACGAGTGTGCCCGCCGCGACGGCGCCGCGTTCGACATCAAGGCGTTCCACAAGAAGGCACTGGACATCGGCGGCGTCGGCCTGGACACGCTGACCTCGGCACTCCTGGATTGA